In Methanobacterium paludis, the following proteins share a genomic window:
- the tes gene encoding tetraether lipid synthase Tes, producing the protein MFIKQTKSLCPECLKVLDAEVYEDKDKIMIKKECKEHGKFENTYWSSDELYEMVKEYGKVGVGIENPQTTVEGECPQNCGLCSEHESHTVLGLIDVTNRCNMKCPVCFANAAVSKMLYEPSYEEIRQMLKNLRNNQPVPTPAIQYAGGEPTMRKDLVELVKLAKEEGFSHTQIATNGIKLAKNPQLSKDLKEAGLNTVYLQFDGITEEPYLKIRNRNLLSIKLEAIENCRAAGLGIVLVPTLLKGINHDQVGDIIKFAVDNIDIIRGVNFQPVSFAGRTPAEEVEEQRVTIPDFEKFVEEQTDSQIKVEDFYPASCVTPVSEFVEAMEGGKPQVTFTCNPHCGTATYVFVDNDEMVPITQFIDVDRFFDLLNRSTNDIKKGGIVSKAKVLARASVELPRTVDMSKSPESVDIKSIMAQIFRERSYAALGEFHHNSLLVSCMHFMDPWNFDQDRVRQCVIHYAVPDGRIIPFCSMNTIYRNEIEKKFSKPLNKD; encoded by the coding sequence ATGTTTATAAAGCAAACTAAAAGTCTATGTCCTGAGTGTCTTAAGGTATTGGACGCTGAAGTCTATGAGGATAAAGACAAAATCATGATAAAGAAAGAATGTAAAGAACATGGAAAATTTGAAAATACTTACTGGAGCAGTGACGAGCTTTATGAGATGGTTAAAGAGTACGGTAAAGTGGGTGTGGGGATTGAGAATCCTCAAACGACTGTTGAGGGTGAATGTCCTCAAAATTGTGGATTGTGCTCTGAGCATGAGAGTCATACTGTCCTTGGGCTTATTGATGTTACAAATAGATGTAATATGAAGTGTCCTGTGTGTTTTGCAAATGCTGCAGTTTCGAAAATGTTGTACGAGCCATCTTATGAAGAAATAAGGCAAATGCTCAAAAATTTGAGGAATAATCAGCCTGTTCCAACTCCTGCAATTCAGTACGCTGGTGGGGAGCCAACCATGAGAAAAGATCTGGTTGAACTTGTAAAACTTGCAAAGGAAGAGGGATTTTCACATACGCAGATAGCAACCAATGGTATAAAACTTGCTAAAAACCCGCAGCTTTCTAAAGATCTTAAAGAAGCAGGTCTAAACACTGTTTACCTTCAGTTTGATGGTATTACTGAGGAGCCTTATCTAAAAATAAGGAACAGGAATTTACTCTCGATCAAGTTAGAGGCAATTGAGAACTGTCGTGCAGCTGGACTTGGAATAGTTCTTGTCCCAACACTTTTAAAAGGAATAAATCATGATCAAGTGGGGGATATAATAAAATTTGCAGTTGATAACATTGATATTATAAGGGGCGTGAACTTCCAGCCTGTTTCATTTGCAGGCAGAACTCCTGCTGAAGAGGTAGAGGAGCAGCGTGTTACAATTCCTGATTTTGAAAAGTTTGTGGAGGAACAGACAGATTCCCAGATAAAAGTTGAGGATTTTTACCCTGCTTCATGTGTTACTCCAGTTTCAGAGTTTGTTGAGGCGATGGAAGGTGGAAAACCACAGGTTACCTTCACATGCAACCCTCACTGCGGTACTGCTACCTATGTTTTTGTTGATAACGATGAAATGGTTCCGATTACACAATTTATAGATGTTGATAGATTTTTTGATCTTCTTAATCGTAGTACCAATGATATTAAAAAGGGTGGAATAGTTTCTAAGGCCAAGGTCCTTGCAAGGGCATCAGTTGAACTTCCAAGAACTGTGGATATGTCAAAATCCCCGGAATCTGTGGATATTAAAAGTATAATGGCACAAATATTTAGAGAAAGGTCTTACGCTGCTCTTGGAGAATTCCATCATAACTCACTACTGGTTTCATGTATGCACTTCATGGATCCATGGAACTTTGACCAGGATAGAGTTAGACAGTGTGTTATTCATTATGCAGTGCCTGATGGAAGAATAATACCGTTCTGTTCAATGAACACAATTTACAGAAATGAAATCGAGAAAAAATTCTCAAAACCATTAAACAAAGATTAA
- a CDS encoding beta-ribofuranosylaminobenzene 5'-phosphate synthase: MIIKTPSRLHVTLIDLNGAYGRIDGGVGITLEKPNLMLEAKPQGNDITVLFNEPEKLGNELVDDYTLKVKKAAQKMIKFLGINEGFTFRVGTTYPSHSGLGSGTQLSLAAGKLISLMNDCELSNHEIAKIVGRGGTSGIGTAAFDKGGFIVDGGHNTDEKPGFLPSSASPASPPPIIARYEFPTDWKIVLVIPNVEQGASGSKEVNIFQSYCPIPVEEVEKLSHVLLMKLMPAVVEADLDSFGSAINIIQDVGFKKVEHSLQNPCIKEIMDKLRSAGAAGVGMSSFGPTLYAVTDTNVEDVSRAARDALKDIGGEIIVTQAKNSGATLRG; this comes from the coding sequence TTGATAATAAAAACTCCATCCAGACTACACGTTACATTGATAGACCTGAACGGCGCCTATGGTAGAATAGACGGCGGAGTCGGTATAACACTTGAAAAACCCAACCTAATGCTGGAGGCAAAACCTCAAGGCAATGATATCACAGTCCTTTTCAATGAACCCGAGAAGCTTGGCAACGAACTTGTGGATGATTACACTTTAAAGGTGAAGAAAGCAGCACAAAAAATGATTAAATTTTTAGGTATAAATGAAGGATTTACGTTCCGGGTAGGAACAACGTACCCATCCCACTCTGGACTTGGTTCCGGAACGCAGTTATCTTTAGCTGCAGGTAAACTCATATCTTTAATGAATGATTGTGAATTATCTAATCATGAAATAGCCAAAATCGTTGGAAGAGGAGGTACATCAGGGATAGGTACTGCTGCATTTGATAAGGGAGGTTTCATTGTTGATGGAGGTCATAACACAGATGAAAAACCGGGATTTTTACCTTCATCAGCTTCACCGGCTTCACCACCACCAATAATAGCAAGATATGAATTCCCAACTGACTGGAAGATAGTGCTGGTCATTCCTAATGTGGAACAGGGAGCTTCAGGAAGTAAAGAAGTTAACATATTCCAGAGTTACTGCCCGATACCTGTTGAAGAGGTTGAAAAATTGTCGCATGTTTTACTCATGAAACTCATGCCAGCAGTTGTTGAAGCAGATTTAGACTCATTTGGAAGTGCTATAAATATTATACAAGATGTTGGATTTAAGAAAGTTGAACATAGCCTTCAAAATCCATGTATTAAAGAAATAATGGATAAATTGAGGTCTGCCGGTGCTGCCGGTGTGGGTATGAGCTCATTCGGTCCGACCCTATACGCCGTTACAGATACCAATGTTGAAGATGTATCGCGTGCAGCAAGAGATGCTCTGAAAGATATTGGCGGCGAAATTATTGTTACACAGGCTAAAAATAGTGGGGCAACTCTCCGTGGCTAA
- a CDS encoding CDP-2,3-bis-(O-geranylgeranyl)-sn-glycerol synthase has product MDSSVISVFNLSVYAIYFMLPAYLANVSALTFGGGIPLDFNHKFRDGRRIFGNGVTLRGTLVGTLIGTVIGLIQGFISGNIIQGILLGLCLGGGALIGDACGSFIKRRINISSGRPAPILDQLDFVVGALILASLVVVIPVDMIILILIISIFLHLGANIFAYLFGMKDVWY; this is encoded by the coding sequence ATGGACTCAAGTGTTATCAGTGTTTTCAATTTATCTGTATATGCTATATACTTTATGTTACCAGCATACCTTGCCAACGTTTCAGCTTTAACTTTTGGTGGTGGAATACCACTTGATTTCAACCATAAGTTTCGTGATGGCCGTAGAATATTCGGAAACGGAGTAACCTTAAGAGGAACTCTTGTCGGGACACTAATCGGGACTGTAATTGGATTGATTCAAGGTTTCATATCTGGAAATATTATTCAAGGAATATTGTTAGGACTTTGTTTAGGTGGTGGAGCTCTTATAGGTGATGCATGTGGTAGCTTCATAAAAAGGCGGATTAATATTAGCAGTGGGAGACCCGCACCTATTTTAGACCAGCTTGACTTTGTTGTTGGTGCACTTATTCTTGCATCACTCGTTGTTGTAATACCTGTTGACATGATTATCTTGATACTTATTATAAGTATATTTTTACATCTCGGCGCCAACATATTTGCTTATCTTTTTGGAATGAAGGATGTTTGGTATTAA